In Prosthecobacter fusiformis, the DNA window TGACTTCGATATGGGCGGCTTCCATGACGAGGTGCTGGAAGGTGTCGCGGGGTTTGCCGCTGTCGGGGACGAGGACGTTTTGCACCAGATACACGGTGACGATGCCGCTGGCGGGGTCCACCCAGCCATTGGTGGCAAACGCGCCGCCGTGGCCAAAGCTGCCCACAGGCATGGCGGAGCAGATGCGCTGGTCGGGCTGGTTCATCTGCCAGCCACAAGCGTAGGTGAGCGGCTTGCCACCGGCGGTGACGGGCGTGGTCATGTCCTGGATGGCTTTGGCGGAAAGGATGCGCACACCGTCCAGCTCACCCCCGGCGGCGATCATGGAGTAAAACCGGCCCATGTCCGCTGCGGTGGAAAAAAGGCCGCCGCCTGGCTCTGGCGCGCGGTTTACTTCCGCATCATCGGTCAGGAAGGGGTTGTAGGCAGGTGTCAGTTCCTTGGTTTCCTCATCCATCGTGTAAGTGCGGGCGATGCGCTGGCGCTGCGCCTCCGTGGGGCGGAAGGAGGTGTCCTTCATGCCCAGTGGCTCAAAGATGCGCGTGCGCATAAACTCCGCGTAGTCCATGCCGGAGACCGCCTCAATGATGCTCCCGGCGACGGAGGGGCCAAAGCCGTATTCATAATCACTGCCCGGCTGGAAGGCCAGAGGGGCCTTCAGCAGTGTGGCCGTGTAGCTCTTCAGCGACATCGCTCCGTCCGTGGCCTTGCGCGGTGGAAAGGCGATGCCTGCGGTGTGGCTCAACAGCAGGCGCAGGGTGATGGGTTTTTCCGGCGCGCTGCCATCCGCCAGCTTCATTTCTGCCAGCGCAGGCAGCCACTTGGAGGCGGGGTCATCCAGCGTCAGTTTCCCCTCATCCACCAGGATCATCACCGCTGTGGCATTCACCGATTTTGTCATGGAGGCGATCCAAAACAGCGCGTCCTTTTCCATCGGCCTGCCCTTGCCGATGTTGGCAAAACCAGCGGCTTCATGATGCACCACCGTCCCCTTTTCCATCACCAGTGTGACGATGCCTGCGGCTTGCTTGGCCGCGATGGCTTTCTCCATGGCCGGTTTGATGGCGGCCAGCTTTGTAGTGTC includes these proteins:
- a CDS encoding serine hydrolase domain-containing protein, with amino-acid sequence MLRSLLLLSLALLPNLLPALDTTKLAAIKPAMEKAIAAKQAAGIVTLVMEKGTVVHHEAAGFANIGKGRPMEKDALFWIASMTKSVNATAVMILVDEGKLTLDDPASKWLPALAEMKLADGSAPEKPITLRLLLSHTAGIAFPPRKATDGAMSLKSYTATLLKAPLAFQPGSDYEYGFGPSVAGSIIEAVSGMDYAEFMRTRIFEPLGMKDTSFRPTEAQRQRIARTYTMDEETKELTPAYNPFLTDDAEVNRAPEPGGGLFSTAADMGRFYSMIAAGGELDGVRILSAKAIQDMTTPVTAGGKPLTYACGWQMNQPDQRICSAMPVGSFGHGGAFATNGWVDPASGIVTVYLVQNVLVPDSGKPRDTFQHLVMEAAHIEVSPPAVAKKKRKAK